The sequence TGCCATGGCTCGTGTGAAGCCCGTATATAAAGAGATGCCGGGCTGGTCTGAAAAGACCACATCCGCCCGAAAGATGTCCGAACTGCCGAAAGCAGCACAGGAATACGTTGAGGAACTGGAAAGGCTGGCCGGTGTGCCTATATCAATGGTGTCCGTCGGTCCCGAGAGGGATTCAATCATAGAACGCGGGAGGCAGTAGTGAAATACGATGCCGTGATTTTCGATTTGTTCGGGACTCTTGTAGATTACCTGCCGGCCAGTGAGTGGCAGCGTACGCATGAGGAAATAGCCGAGATTTTGTCGGTTGAATATGAGCCGTATAAGCGCGCATGGCGGGAGATCATGCCAAGTAGAGACTTGGGTAAACATGGCGGAATCGAGGGTGATGTCAAGCGGGCATGCGCTCTGCTTGACATCGAGCCGAGCCGCGAACAGATCGACAAGATTATTGATGCCAGGCTGGACTATACTCGTCGAGAGGTTCAGCCAAGATCGGGTGCAATCGAAACGATTAAGTCTTTACGCGATTCGGGCCATAAAGTCGGCTTGATTACGGTCTGTGGAGGCGAGGTTCCTCTGATATGGGAAGAGACCCCGTTCGCGCCGCTGATGGATGATTGCGTGTTCTCATGCCGAGAGGGGATAACCAAGCCGGACCCGCGTATATATCATCTTTCTTGTGAGCGGCTTGATGTGAAGCCTGAGAATTGTCTATATGTGGGTGACGGCAGTTGCCGCGAGCTGACAGGAGCGCTGGAGGTCGGCATGCACCCGGTGCTGATTCAGATGGAGTATGACAGAGACTATGGCGTCAATCGAATTGATGCTACAGAGTGGCGCGGCCCGGTGATAGATTCACTAGATAAGATTCTTGAGTTTGTTGTTTAATCTGAAATGGAGTAATTGACGTTGTCTGCAGAAGTTTTTGTGCATGCGGTATTTCGCAAAACAAAAGTGCCGAGCGCACTGGAGAAATACTGGTATTATGCAGGCATTGTCATTATGTTCCTGGTGGGCTGGCACTGGCCTTCTGTCGGCTTGTGGATGAAGTCGATAAACCTCAGCACATATCTCATTGTGCTTGCATTCTTTCTGAACGGTTTTGCGCTCTCCAGTGATTCACTGCTGGAGAGCATGAGACAGTGGCGGATACTTCTTACTGCCCTGCTCATTACATTCTGCATTTCTCCAGCGCTGGTATATGCTGTGCGGCTCGTTATTCCCGGCGGCGACAGCCTGCTCGCTCATGGATTCCAGATAGTATCGCTGGTGCCGACGCTGTTTGTGTCCGCGGTAGTGCTCACCCGTGTGGCTAGGGGGAATGCGGCTGTGGCTCTTAACCTAACGGTGTCGTCAAATATGTTGGCGATCTTTATCACCCCGATTATTGTGAGGCTCACACTGGGCGCAAGTAGTTCTCACTTGAACCCGACATCGATGATCGGGAGTATGATGCTGACAGTGCTTCTGCCAACAATAGCCGGTCAACTGGCTCGCAAACGCTGGGAAGTCTGGGCAGAAAGGCACGCCAAACTCATTACAGTCGCATCACAGTGCACTATCCTGCTCTTTATAGTAACAGGCATTTCCGCCCTGCCTCGATCCGTGATCTCTCCATCAGTGCTCACGGCAGCAGTAATTGGGTGTGTCGCGCTGCATGCCGTTCTTTTGCTGATAGGCAGGTTCGGTGGAATATTGATCGGAATTGACGAGCCGGAAAAGCGCGCACTGACCTTCTGCAGCGCACAAAAATCATTCGTATTTAACGTGCTGCTGTGCGAACACATCTTTGCGGGAAACAGCGCCTCATTCGGAATGGCTATATTGCCGGGGATTGTGTATTACCTGCTGGTGCTCACGGTAGACAGTGTTATAGCGCAGTGGTGGAACACGCATGTCGTTGAGGAAGAAGAGGTGTGCGTGGACCTTCTCATCGATGATTGACTCTCTATCGATCACAAACAATTATAGAACGAAGTGCCTGGCAGATCGTATTCAATGGAGAGAACATCGGCTATCGTTGCAGACAAATCGCAAAAACATGACCTGATCCCCAGATCGACTCCACATGCGATTTGCTTTCCGTAGACCAGCAGAGGTACGTATTCGCGTGTGTGGTCAGTGCTTGGAGTCGTTGGGTCGCAGCCATGGTCGGCTGTTATGAACAGCAAATCATCGTCGGCCATTGCGCCCATGATCGAAGGCAGCGCTGCATCGAATTCGACCAGGGCACCTGCATAGCCTTTTGGATTGTTGCGGTGACCGTAGACCATATCGAAGTCCACCAGGTTTGTAAATACAAGCGAGCCTTCGCCTCCGGCAATTGCGGCAATTATCGCGCCGATACCCTCGTGGTTATTGCCTGTGTGGATAGTCGTGCTGATCCCTCTGCCTGCATATATGTCATTGATCTTGCCGATAGCAATGACGCTGCCTCCAGCTTTTGTGATCAGATCGAGCAATGTCAAGCTGGGCGGTTCCAGAGAGAAATCTTTACGGCGCTCGGTACGTGTGAATGACCCCGGTTCACCCGTAAACGGCCTGGCTATTACTCGTTGGACATTATGTGGCGCTATAAGCATATCTCGCGCTATCCGGCACCATTCGTAGAGTTGATTAACAGGAACCACATCTTCATGGCAGGCGATTTGAAAGACGCTGTCTGCCGAGGTATATACAATCGGCCAACCTGTGCGCATGTGCTCTTCGCCGAGTTCTTTGATTATCTCAGTGCCGGACGCCGCCTTGTTTCCGAGTATTCCACGCCCTGTTTTGGAGATGAACTCATTAACTACATCATCAGGAAAACCGTGTGGGTAAACCGGAAAAGCGCGCTCGGTCACAATTCCCATCATCTCCCAGTGGCCGGTGGTTGTGTCCTTGCCTTGTGACACTTCGGCCATCTTACCAAAGCATCCGGCTGGCTCTTTTGCAGGCTCGACACCCATTATAGGCGCAATGTTTCCAAGACCGAGCCTGGCCAGGTTCGGGAGCTTTAGCCCACCCACGGAATCGGCAATATGTCCCAGAGTATTGCACCCCGCATCGCCATACTCCGCGGCGTCAGGCAGTGCGCCTATGCCGACAGAATCGAGGACTATTATAATGCAGCGATTGATTGTCATTAATTAACCTCACTGAAGATCAGAGTCAGCCATTTCACTTCCAACTCAAAATATTGTATTTTCACGCTCGCGGGTGTGTCTCTTTATACACCTCACGCAGGTGATCGCGAGTTACATGAGTGTAGACCTGTGTAGTCGCAATACTGGCATGGCCGAGCATCTCCTGGACACTGCGTAGATCAGCTCCACGTTCGATCAGATGAGTAGCGAATGAATGCCTGAGCATGTGAGGCGTTATAGACTTGGTAATACCCGCCTTCGCGGCATATTTCTTGATGATCTTCCAGAACATAACGCGCGACATAGGTCTGCCCTGAATAGACAGAAATAGATATTCTGATCGATTTATGCCGGCAAGCCTGCCGCGCACGCGGTCGACATAAGCGCCGATATACTCGCCCGCAATCTCGCCTATCGGGACGACACGTTCCTTGTTGCCCTTTCCCAGACACTTGAGAAAACCCATCCGCGGGTTTACATCCTCTGCTTTAAGAGAAATAAGCTCGGATACGCGCAGGCCGCTGGCGTATAGAGTCTCGAACATCGCTTTATCGCGCAGACCCAGATCATCATGTATATCGGGCGAATCAAGCAGGCGGGTCAGTTCATCCACGTCTAGAAATTTTGGAAGACGGCGAGGAGGCCTGTGTGTATCGAACGCACGGAGCGGACTCTTCTCTATAATGCGTTCTGCACAAAGATACTTAATAAAGCCCCGGATAGACGACACTTTGCGTGCAGTGCTGGTAGAGGCGTATTTTTCTTTACTCAGCAGGTCGAGAAAAGCTACCATGCAGTTGTTATCTATTTTGCCGGGCTCTGTTATATTCCGCTTTTGAAGGAATGATGCGAACTGAGACAGATCACGCCCATATGATGCCACCGTATTGGCTGACAAACCCCGTTCTACTGCGATATAGTCCAGAAACCTTTGAATGTGAAAATCAATCATTTCTTACGCTCGTATATCGTGATCTCGGGGCTCACATAGCGCATGTCGTGCGGGAGGTTTTCTGTATAAAGTTCCAAACCATCCCACATTCCGCCATAAGCTGCACGCATGGCATAGTGGTCCTTAATCATCTTAAGATCGGCAAGTGTGCTCTCGACCTGTGCCATTTGATCCTTGGTGAGATTCTTATTGTTGCGCAGGCGTAAGGCGTCGCGCGTCTCATATTCTGAGACAATTACCCAATCAGGTGCGCTCTGAGAATACCATTCGCCCGGCTTGTTATAGCCGGAGAATACAACGATATTATACGGCGTTTTGGTGATTGCTGCTTCCCGCTGCGGCAGAGTGCCGAAGCCGAAGTCTTTAGTTAGAGGCGGGCTATAAAACCATGGCATGTCAATCATGCCGATACTCGATTGTTTGGGCACATGATTAAATATCCATCTCGCTGCACAATCTTGCGGGGTCGGTAATACAAATAGTATATCGAGAAGCGTACTGAAGAGTAGAGCATAAAATATAGCGCCAACGCAGAATGCTCCACATATCCATCGGCCGACATTCAGCAGTGGATTTCCCTTCAGACCATCCCACCATCGGCACATCAGCCATCCGCACAATATAGCAATCGCAGGGTACATAGGCAGAGTGTATCGAGCGAACCTGACTTGAGAGAGCGAGATAAGTGCATAATACGGGACCGCGAAGGCAAGTACTATCAATGCCTGCTTATCGCGCTTTGCTATCGCCGCAATTATTGCAATCAGAAAAGCCAGTGCCAATGGCGGCCCGAGGCCGGAGATGAGAGAATTGGTAAACGTGTATATAAACCCATTGCCCGTCCCGGCGAAAACCAGCCCATGTCCGCTGCTCACGTGCTTCATCTCATAGGTCAGGCCATGAATGAACTCGTTTGTATGCAAAATACAGCCGGGTGTCGAAATTAGAAATGTAGCAATAACACATCCCAAAGATGCCCAGAGCTTGCCCGAAAGAATTGATGACCGGTTTAACTTTGCGCGAAGGAAATGGGCTGTGATTACAGAGAAAACCACTATTACGGCGTTATACTTGGTCCCTGCGGCAAGACCGGTCATAATACCGGCCCATATATAATCACGCCAGTTGCCGCGCTTGTAGACCAGAGCGGCGTATCCTAGTGATAGCGCTATAAATAATGTACTGGGGACATCTACCGTGGCAAAGTGAGAGTGCTGAACATGCAGAGGCGCAACAGAAATTATAAGCGCTGCCAGCAGGCCCTGCGCCTTGCCGAAAAACTCACGGCCTGCCCAGTATGTGGCAGCCACAGCGCCGACAGCCATGGTAACGGTTATTGCACGGGCTGATAGATAAACTCCGTCAGGGCTGTTTGACAGTCCGTATGCGATCGTAACCGCAATTGCAATAGTGCATAGATATATATAGAGAGAGGGGTAATTATAGAGCTTCGTGTCCAGTGAACGGTTTAGATATACAAAAAACGCTGCACCCAGGATCAGGAATTCGTCGGGGTGGTATGAGTAAGAGTGCAGTTCGTTCGGCAGACCCCATCTGAGACCGACCAGCCTCAGCGCAGCCGCCAATATCAGAATGCACGCGAGAGGTAACAGCGTGCGCCAATTGTCTCGAACAGATCTGACACTCAATCTATGCCTCGGCAGGCGTCTTGGTCTCTTTTGGAGATGGCGCGCGCATTCCTACTATTATCGCCACGACGATCCCGAGTGTTATCAATATATCGCCTATGCTGCAGATTTCAGGCAGCAGCGCGTAAGGCCATCGCATAGGTATGATATCGCACAAGAAGGCCAGCCTTGTGCCTGCGTCCATCAAGGAGTTATGAATGGGCATGGTTGCGGCTTTCTTGCCGAAGACAAATGCGACTGCGCGTGCAGAAGCAGGCATCAGTCCGCCGTTGACACTCAGAGCCAGGAGGTTGGTTACCATACCCACGATGACCAGCCTTGCTCCAGCTATCCGCAAATTAGCCAACACAAAGCCTAAAAATGCGAACTTCTCTGCCATCTGGACTATTCCCGCGAGCCAGTGCATTTCCTTGAGTGTGGGGGAGAATCGAAATGCCCATGAAGTAAAGCTCAGCGCTACAGCCAGAATCAGCACCCAACCGCATCGAATCCGTAGATCGGCAAGTCTGTCCAGTTTGCCGCCTGAAAGCCAAGCTATAATCAAACCTATTATCAGCAGTTCCGGTAACAATGCATCCCTCCATGTGAGCAGTATTTAATGCTCTTAGCTCTCAGTTTGTATCCCTCCAAGCGTGATTATGATACCTGGAGGGATACGAAAATGCAACTGCTATTGTTTGTTAATCAAAGCTTTGGTATCAGCAACCCACTTATCATTCGGTCTCCATTCGTTGATCCTTGTTACACCGAAAGAACTGCACTCTTCGATGAACTCATCAACTTTTTTCTCATACTCGGTTTTGTTACCTTTGATCTCTTTGCGCATGATCGGCTGCATAAGCTTTACATACTTGAGAGGCAGGCACGCCTGCTTAACTCTGTATAAGATATCTGGAGAATCTGCAACAGCAATAGCGCTATTCATTATCGTGTCGAGCTTGGCAATGATATCCGGCGATACATATTGAGAATTGGGGTCAGACCAAATCCGCATGTGTATATTGTCGTTGGTCACCTTGTCCTCAAGAGTCTGGATGTACTCATAGATATATTTGCCGGACTTGCCGTAATAATCATCGCAAAACTCTCTCATGACTGCGTCACCGTCTATATCAGGGTTCCATGATATCTTGGCAAGCAGATAGGAGCGCAGTTCGCCCAATTCAGAAATGCCGCCGTTATAATTGCCCTCCCAGAAAATACCTTTGACGCCATATTTTTTGTAGAGCTTGGCTGTGTCCATGAGCTGTCGGTAGTCCGGGAAAGGCATCAGATAGTGCGAGAAATCGGTGTTGTAATGCCAGATGTACAAATTATTCGTGATCTGCGACCATGCCTTGAGGTTGTCCATATAGTCCACATTGGACTTGAAGTCACAAGTTTCGTATGGATGTGCCTCACAGCAATATATCGGGCAGAGCCTTACCCGAACATTAGGCAGGGGTTTGGTGATCTTGCACGGTTTTTCAGTCCACATATATGCCAATGTGTCGACCAACTTGTCGGGGTAGACCTTGGCGGTCTCGGCGGCGATCGCATTCACAAATCTAAGCAGCAGACCTGACGGACTGCCTTCTTCCTCTTCGATAGCTTTGCACGCAGGGCATTCACACCTGTTCTGGCAGTCATTTTGCGATACTGAGTAAATCTTAGCCTCAGGATGATCACGCATCCAGTCGAGGACTGTCTGAGTTGCGATCTTGACCACTTCAGGGTTCGACATACAAAGCTGCGTAGGCTGCTTCACACGCTCGCCCTTGACCATCGAGTAATATTCCGGGTGAGTGTCCCAATAAATCTCCCCCGGCACGAGTTGATAAAACGAATGCACGAACGGATAATAGAACACACCCAAGCCGCGCTTAGCATCGAGACCGGCAGAATTGCTGTTGCAGCGGTTGCGCGCTGCGTAATCGGGCTGCATCGCTTCTCTGATGAGCACCTCACGATATTCAAAAGCCGGTTTTTCTTTTGTATCGATATTGCCGAGGGTTATGTCGGATTTCTTCGGCACTTTGTTCACGGTGTTGGTAAGAAATCTGCACCCGAGCGATTCAAGAAAGCTATGAACGCCATACATAGTGCCGCGAAGTTTGCCACCTGCAATTACAATTCGGTCGCCGACTGTCTTGATTATAAATCCCTCATCACCAAGGTCATTGAAATCGATGTTGACGCCAAGAGACTTCAGCGCCTCGCAGTTGCCGAGCAAAATCGCTTTCTCGGGGACGTTCTCACCGTCCGGCGCATAAGACAGCACAACTCCCGACATCTGCCTCATAAAGAGCTTGAGTTCACTTGCCGCCCAGTGTTCGGATGGCGATGCGTCCTTGGCCAAAACGATGCAGTACTTTGTCCTGCCGTCCTTGACAAGTTCGATATCCGCGCTTGCCTGCACGGCAGCCGCTGTAAGAAACAAAGCCGCCGTGATGAATGGAAATACTCTCATTTCTCACTTCTCCAATTCCGACTTATTGTCTGACTTTGTAATGTAAACTGGTGGTTTATACCTCGCCGAAAATACGCGCACCACCAATGTATTAGGCTTGCCGAACGCAAGCTCCTTTTCCGAACCATAGCAAAATGGCTTTCTATATCACCTCCGGTGTCATTTTTTATTTACCACGACTGTATCAGTCTGATAATCATACCAATAATATCTCGAATTATCATCAATCAATACATATAACTCATTGTATCATATGCATGAGCTGTTTTTGCAAATTTGCAGAAGATTTGGGCTGACCGATACTCTTGCGTGCGTTGACACCTTGCAGCCGCCGTGCTATACTCTGTTAAATTATGATGAGGTATTGGCGCGAGGAGTATGATGCGGTCTTGGGAGAGGCATATACGGAAAGAGGGGCTGTTGATAGTGCTCTCCGGCCCGTCGGGTGTAGGAAAAGACGCCGTATTGCTTGAGCTGGCCGAAATTTACTCCAACTTCAGCCGGTGTGTGACTACCACCACACGTGAGCCAAGAGAGAGCGAAGTCGACGGCATAGACTACACTTTTATATCTGTCAATGAGTTTCGCCGCCGCGCCGATACGGGCGATTTTTTGGAGTATGCAAATGTTCACGGCAATCTGTACGGCACTCCTCGCAAATGGGTTGAGCAGCGGCTTGCCGAGGGTGTGGATGTTATCCTCAAGATAGATGTTCAGGGCGGCCTCGCAGTAAAAAAACAAATGCCCTCTGCGGTGATGATTTTCCTTACCCCGCCATCTATTGAAGAGTTGGAGAAAAGGCTTCGAGGCCGGCTTACCGAATCTGAAAACGACCTTACAAAACGTCTGTTAAATGCGCGCAGGGAACTTGATCAGATCCCGCATTATGAATATATTATCGAAAATGACTCTCTGGCTAAGACGGCTCAGGAGTTGAAGGCGGTAATCATTGCAGAACACTGCAGAATCAAACAATAACGGACATAAAGCCCCGCTTGCCGGCAAAAAGATAATCCTTGGAGTGACTGGCGGCATAGCTGCATATAAGTCTGCATACCTTGCGAGCGCGCTCGTCCAATGCGGCGCTGATGTGCATGTAGTAATGACCGAGCATGCAAAGAATCTTATCGGTGCGCCTACATTCTGGTCGCTGACCAAAAACCCTGTTTTATGCGGTCTGTTTGATGAGCCTGACAAACCCGAGATCAAACACGTCTCACTCACCGTAGGCGCTGACTTGCTGCTGATAGCGCCTGCTACGGCAAACATCATAGGCAAGATGGCCAATGGTATTGCAGACGATATGCTTTCCACAATGGCTCTTGCGGTCAGGTGTCCGGTTATAATCGCCCCTGCGATGAACGTGAATATGTATACGAACCCGATTGTGGTTGCCAATATCGACCGTCTGCGGCAGTATGAATACATCGTTATGGAACCCGAAGAAGGCATGCTCGCATGCGGTGACGAAGGCATTGGGCGCTTGGTCGACCCGGATAAGATCGTGCGGCGAGTGGAAGAGGTTCTTACAGGCGGCAGGAGGGACTACTCGATGGTCAATCTCATGGTGACTGCCGGACCGACTCAGGAACCTATTGACCCCGTCAGGTTCATTACAAACCGTTCCTCGGGGAAGATGGGCTACGCGATTGCCGAGATGGCGGCGAAGCGAGGCGCTAACGTGACCCTGGTCAGTGGTCCTACCGATCTGCTCGTGCCGGATGGAGTCGAGATGGTAAGTGTAACCACTGTGCACGAAATGCACGATGCTGTGGTGACGCGTTTACAAGAAATCAATGTCATGGTATCGGCAGCCGCTCCTGCTGACTTCACGCCGGCTCAGGTCCACGAACAGAAAGTAAAAAAGTCGGCAAAATGGACTCTTGAGCTGGATAAAGCGGATGATATCCTCGAGGAAGTCGGGCACAAGAAGGGCAGGATGATACTTGTGGGCTTTGCCGCCGAGACAGAGAACATTGAAGAGCATGCCAGGGGCAAACTGGAACGCAAAAACTTGGATTTGATCGTGGCAAATGATGTTTCGCCGGGCAGTGACGTGTTCGGAAGTGATACGAACCAGGTCACGTTATACTCACGAACCGGTGATAAAGTGTCATGGCCCAGAATGTCGAAACGGGAAGTCGCGAATGCGATTCTCGATTATGTAAAAAATCATTTCTTGGAGGAATTACATTGAGTTCTCAAGCGCACATGTTCACCTCGGAATCGGTCACCGAGGGACATCCGGACAAAATGGCCGATCAGATTTCAGATGCCGTGCTTGATGCGATCATGGAACAGGATCCTATGGGCAGAGTTGCGTGTGAGGCTCTACTTACAACAGGTATGGTGTTGGTCGCGGGTGAGATCACAACTCGCGCATATGTCGATATTCCAGGAATTGTACGCCGAACGATCGAGCAGATCGGTTACTCACGGGCGAAATACGGGTTCGACTTCGAGACTTGCGGCGTGCTGACGGCTATTCAGTCTCAGTCACCGGACATCGCGATGGGTGTCGATACAGGCGGCGCGGGAGACCAGGGCATGATGTTCGGATTTGCCTGTGACGAGACTCCCGAGCTTATGCCTATGCCGATTATGCTTGCCCACAAAATGGCGCGGAGGCTCACTGCTGTCCGCAAGGACGGCCAGATCGGCTACCTTCGCCCGGACGGCAAGACTCAGGTGACCGTGCAGTATGAGGGCGGCAGGCCGGTCCGCATCGACAAGGTCGTCGTTTCTACTCAGCACCAGCCGAATATTCCTCAGAGCACAATCCGAGCGGACATGATCGAGCATGTAATCAAACCGATCCTGCCGCCTGAGATGATCGATGACAAGATCGAGTTTTTCGTAAATCCGACCGGTGTCTTCTCCGTTGGCGGACCGCAGGGCGATACGGGCCTTACAGGTCGCAAGATCATTGTTGACACCTACGGCGGCATGGCAAAGCACGGTGGCGGCGCTTTCTCCGGCAAGGACCCGACCAAGGTTGACCGTTCGGCAGCCTATATGATGCGCTATGTGGCAAAGAATGTGGTTGCTGCGGGGCTTGCCAAGAAGTGCGAAGTCCAGGTTGCCTACGCAATTGGTAAGGCTGAGCCGATGGGGATCATGGTCGACACATGGCGGACGAATGCCATACCTGAGGACAAGATTGCTGATCTTATCCTAAAATACTTCGATCTTACGCCTCGCGGGATCATCGACAGGCTCAACCTCAGACGGCCTATTTATAAGCAGACGGCAGCTTACGGCCACTTTGGCCGCACGGACCTCGACGTGCCGTGGGAAGAGACCGACATGGTCGATCTATTGAAGAAAGAAGCCGGTATCTAGTTGTATGCAAGGGTTTTGGTGGACACAGGGGCATCCAGCCCGCTCGATTCACTGACCTATGAGATACCTGATGGCCTGATGAATACTGTCGGTGTCGGCTCATGTGTGCTGGCGCCGATAGGCTCTCGTCAGGCCATTGGCTATATAATAGGATTGGAACGGACTTCTGATGTTGAGAAGACACGCCCGATCATAGCAGAGATAGACGGCCCTGTTCATCTTTCATCTGATATGCTCGACCTTGCGCGGTGGATATCCGAGCAGTATATATGTTCGCTGCCCAGGGTCGTAAGCGCAATGCTTCCCGGCGGGATGCAGTATAAAGCTCAGGCGAAGGTTATTTTAACCGCATCGTCCCAGACTCATCCGCATCTTACTCCCTCCGAAACGCGCCTGATGCAGAAGATTGAGACAATGGGCGATGAACCCACAGTCGAGAGCCTCTACAATGACGATGATAAATCTTCAGTCCAACGACTGCTCAGACAGCTCGAATCCAAGGGCGCAATCAAGCGAGAGTGGCGCCTTATCGCTCCTACAGGCAAGCCGCGTGTTATGCGCGGAGTGAGAGTTAGTGGAAAGTTGAGAGTGGAGAGTGGAGAGTCGGATATCAGCCTGACGAAGAAGCAGTCAGAGCTGCTGGAACTTATAAAGGGACTGGACCGTGATATATCAGTAGCCGAGCTTACGCAGAGATACGGCGCGTCGGCGGCTGTAGTTGCTGCTCTTGAGAAGAAAGGCTGCCTGGAACGTACAGAGATGACTTTTCGGCGCGCGCCCGCATTCTCCAAAGTCGAGCAGGTGCGTGTCAATCTTAGCGAGGAGCAGAAGGCTGCCGTCGATGAGATCACTCGCGCAATCGACTCATCTACATTCAACCCGTTTTTGCTATTTGGAGTTACCGCGAGCGGTAAGACAGAGGTCTATCTGCGGTGCATTGAGCGCGTGCTGGCTATGAACCGCACCAGTCTGGTCTTGCTTCCTGAGATAGCTCTCACCACGCAGGTTATGAACATATTCAAGAGCCGGTTCGGCGACCGGGTGGCTGTGCTGCACAGTGCGCTATCCGCTGGTGAGAGGTTCGATGAATGGGCGCGCATCGAATCAGGCGAGGCGCGGGTTGTGCTGGGCGCAAGGTCTGCTGTCTTTGCACCGCTTACTGACCTTGGACTGGTGATAGTAGACGAGGAGCATGAGCCAAGCTATAAGCAGGACAATCCTCCGCGTTATAACGGTCGTGACGTTGCCATACGCCGCGCCAACCAGGCCGGAGCTGCGCTTGTTTTGGGCAGTGCGACGCCGAGCATAGAGACATTCACCCTCGCACGAAATGAGCACTACAGGCTCCTTACGATGCCCAGCCGAATAGAGAACCGCCCGATGCCCACGGTCCATATCGCCGATCTGCGCGAGGAGTATTCCAAGGGCAAGCTCACAATATTCAGCACCCGTCTTGAAGAAGCTATAAAAGAACGTTTGGCTCGCGGTGAGCAGGTGATGCTCTTTCAGAACAGGCGCGCATATTCGACTTTTCTACTGTGCCGTGACTGCGGATACGTGGAGCGATGCCCAAACTGCGCGGTCTCTCTAAAGTTTCATGCGGCTGCTAAGAAGCTTAGTTGTCACCACTGCGATTTTGAGATGCCCGCGCCGGATAAGTGCCCGAAGTGTGAAAGCATCAGGATTGGTCGGTTCGGGATAGGAACGGAACGCGTTGAAGAAGAGGTCAAGAAGACTTTTCCCGGCGCTCGCGTGCTCAGGATGGACCGTGACACAACTGCGCGCAAGGGCGCGCACGGCTCGATTCTAGCCACGTTCAGGGCAGGTGAGGCTGATATACTCGTCGGCACTCAGATGATCGCAAAAGGTCTGGACTTCCCGAACGTGACTCTGGTCGGTGTGATAAGTGCGGACACATCTCTCAATCTGCCTGATTTCAGGGCGTCCGAGCGCACATATCAGCTCGTCTCGCAGGTGGCGGGCAGGTCGGGCAGGGGAAAGCGGCCCGGTGAGGTCGTGATCCAGACATTTG is a genomic window of Armatimonadota bacterium containing:
- a CDS encoding HAD-IA family hydrolase, giving the protein MKYDAVIFDLFGTLVDYLPASEWQRTHEEIAEILSVEYEPYKRAWREIMPSRDLGKHGGIEGDVKRACALLDIEPSREQIDKIIDARLDYTRREVQPRSGAIETIKSLRDSGHKVGLITVCGGEVPLIWEETPFAPLMDDCVFSCREGITKPDPRIYHLSCERLDVKPENCLYVGDGSCRELTGALEVGMHPVLIQMEYDRDYGVNRIDATEWRGPVIDSLDKILEFVV
- a CDS encoding bile acid:sodium symporter encodes the protein MSAEVFVHAVFRKTKVPSALEKYWYYAGIVIMFLVGWHWPSVGLWMKSINLSTYLIVLAFFLNGFALSSDSLLESMRQWRILLTALLITFCISPALVYAVRLVIPGGDSLLAHGFQIVSLVPTLFVSAVVLTRVARGNAAVALNLTVSSNMLAIFITPIIVRLTLGASSSHLNPTSMIGSMMLTVLLPTIAGQLARKRWEVWAERHAKLITVASQCTILLFIVTGISALPRSVISPSVLTAAVIGCVALHAVLLLIGRFGGILIGIDEPEKRALTFCSAQKSFVFNVLLCEHIFAGNSASFGMAILPGIVYYLLVLTVDSVIAQWWNTHVVEEEEVCVDLLIDD
- a CDS encoding phosphopentomutase; translation: MTINRCIIIVLDSVGIGALPDAAEYGDAGCNTLGHIADSVGGLKLPNLARLGLGNIAPIMGVEPAKEPAGCFGKMAEVSQGKDTTTGHWEMMGIVTERAFPVYPHGFPDDVVNEFISKTGRGILGNKAASGTEIIKELGEEHMRTGWPIVYTSADSVFQIACHEDVVPVNQLYEWCRIARDMLIAPHNVQRVIARPFTGEPGSFTRTERRKDFSLEPPSLTLLDLITKAGGSVIAIGKINDIYAGRGISTTIHTGNNHEGIGAIIAAIAGGEGSLVFTNLVDFDMVYGHRNNPKGYAGALVEFDAALPSIMGAMADDDLLFITADHGCDPTTPSTDHTREYVPLLVYGKQIACGVDLGIRSCFCDLSATIADVLSIEYDLPGTSFYNCL
- the xerD gene encoding site-specific tyrosine recombinase XerD; this translates as MDFHIQRFLDYIAVERGLSANTVASYGRDLSQFASFLQKRNITEPGKIDNNCMVAFLDLLSKEKYASTSTARKVSSIRGFIKYLCAERIIEKSPLRAFDTHRPPRRLPKFLDVDELTRLLDSPDIHDDLGLRDKAMFETLYASGLRVSELISLKAEDVNPRMGFLKCLGKGNKERVVPIGEIAGEYIGAYVDRVRGRLAGINRSEYLFLSIQGRPMSRVMFWKIIKKYAAKAGITKSITPHMLRHSFATHLIERGADLRSVQEMLGHASIATTQVYTHVTRDHLREVYKETHPRA
- a CDS encoding glycosyltransferase family 39 protein — encoded protein: MSVRSVRDNWRTLLPLACILILAAALRLVGLRWGLPNELHSYSYHPDEFLILGAAFFVYLNRSLDTKLYNYPSLYIYLCTIAIAVTIAYGLSNSPDGVYLSARAITVTMAVGAVAATYWAGREFFGKAQGLLAALIISVAPLHVQHSHFATVDVPSTLFIALSLGYAALVYKRGNWRDYIWAGIMTGLAAGTKYNAVIVVFSVITAHFLRAKLNRSSILSGKLWASLGCVIATFLISTPGCILHTNEFIHGLTYEMKHVSSGHGLVFAGTGNGFIYTFTNSLISGLGPPLALAFLIAIIAAIAKRDKQALIVLAFAVPYYALISLSQVRFARYTLPMYPAIAILCGWLMCRWWDGLKGNPLLNVGRWICGAFCVGAIFYALLFSTLLDILFVLPTPQDCAARWIFNHVPKQSSIGMIDMPWFYSPPLTKDFGFGTLPQREAAITKTPYNIVVFSGYNKPGEWYSQSAPDWVIVSEYETRDALRLRNNKNLTKDQMAQVESTLADLKMIKDHYAMRAAYGGMWDGLELYTENLPHDMRYVSPEITIYERKK
- a CDS encoding DUF5317 family protein; protein product: MLPELLIIGLIIAWLSGGKLDRLADLRIRCGWVLILAVALSFTSWAFRFSPTLKEMHWLAGIVQMAEKFAFLGFVLANLRIAGARLVIVGMVTNLLALSVNGGLMPASARAVAFVFGKKAATMPIHNSLMDAGTRLAFLCDIIPMRWPYALLPEICSIGDILITLGIVVAIIVGMRAPSPKETKTPAEA